A stretch of DNA from Francisella uliginis:
CAAATAAATAAAAAAATTGAAACAAGTAGTCTCAGAAGATCATCTAGCAATATTGGAACAAAACCTAACTTACACATACCTCAAAGGCTCCTTTTAGTTTTACTAGAGATTATCTATAAAAAAATATACTTCATTATAAATAATCTTAAAACATTTATATAACTAACTTTTTCTTACAGAAATCCTACACTCATTTAGAATATAAATCGATACACTTCCATAAATAAAATATATCAGGCAGAAAAATAACCTTGTCAGCAATATCCCATAACTAGCTGAATTAATTATAGAATCAACTATAAATAAAGCACATTCAACCAAAAATAATGCCATAGCTGCCATAAACACAGCAAAACAAGCTGAAAAACGATATAAAAAAGCTATTATCCCAAACAACAAAAGTAAAGGATAAACAATTATTTGGAGTAGTATTATAAATACCAAATAAGGAGTAGTACTACAATTAAAATCAAAGTTTAAAGTCAAAACATACAAAAGTGCAAAGCCAACAAATGTTATAAATAGAAATATTGCTCGCTTACTCATAAGGTTATTTTCAAAATTGATGTGCCTGTTTTTTGAAAAAAGTAAACCACAAACAACAATAACTACAGCACAATAGATAATAACATCATAAGAAAAAATATTCTCAGCATAAAGGTGATTCTTTAGATATCCATAACTGACTAAACTAACTAAAAATGATGCAAAAAATAACCAAAATAATGCATCCCATTTTTTTTGATTAATAACGATTTGGCGGAGAACATACCAACACAAAAACAAAATAAACAGCCCTGTCAGTCTAAAAGGATCGGCAAGAGGCACTAAAACAAAGCCAAGATTACACATTTTATATACTCTCCTAAAAAACCCCTTTTGTCTTTAATACTAGATAACAAGCTGTAGCAATTACACTTCCAATCACTGGACCAGCTACCGGAACCCAAGCATAGCCCCATTGCGAAGAACCTTTACTTTGTATTGGCATAATAGCATGAAATAACCTAGGACCGAAGTCTCGAGCTGGATTTATTGCATAACCAGTAGTACCTCCTAAAGACATCCCAACTGCTATTACAACAAATGCTACAGGAATCCCACCTAGAGCTCCCATATCAACAGGATAAGCAGTAGTTAAACTAGAATCTCCAGAGTGAACCACAACCCCATGCATTGTCAATATTGCAAAGATCAATACAAATGTGCCCACAATCTCACTAATTAAATTTGATGGGATAAATTTTATAGCTGGAGCAGTACAACAAGTTGCCAACTTTAGATCGGTATCATCTGTTGCTGAGTAATGAGGATAATACATAGTCCAAACTAAAAGCTGACCAAACATTGCTCCAAGAATCTGTGAGACAATATATGGGATAACCCAAGTCCATGAAAATTTACCGGCCAAAGCTAATGCTAAAGTCACCGCAGGATTTAAGTGAGCTCCACTAATAGGTCCTGCAACCAAAACCCCTATAAAAACTGCTAACCCCCATGCAAAAGTAATAACAACCCAACCACCATTATGTGATTTTGTTTTATTTAAAACTACACCTGCAACCACCCCATTACCTAAAAGGATAAGCAGCATAGTTCCTATAAATTCTGCGATACATGCTTCTAACATACTCAGCTTCTACCTATATAACTCATTAACATCAAAATTTTTAGCAAACTCTTTAAACGCCTCTATTTGCTGATTTTGCCATGATCTATCTTTACCAAGTTCTTTTGCCATTAGTTTTGCAACTATAGGAGCTACTGCAAGACTAGCCTTAATATCTAAAAATGCTGCTCTAGTTCGACGAGCTAATACATCCTCAACAGTCTTAGCCTTTTCATATCTAGCATGATAGATAACTTCGGCTTGATAGTATGGTAGGTCTTTATGCAGTAACTCAGAGTTATCAATTTCTGTTTGAATATCTTTAATCTTATTAACATTTTTACCATAAACCCTCAAAGGATAAGTTTCTTTAGAATCTATAGCATCTACAAGTAATTCATCAGAAGTTTTTGATATCTTTTGTGCTATCTTTTTAGACTCAATATAGTCAATAACATCTTGCCCCATTCTTCTAAAGATAGTCCACTTACCTCCAACAACTGTAATCAAACCATCTTTTGATTCGACTACTTCATGTTTACGTGATATTTTTGCGGTATTTTTAGCATTTTTTGGTGAAACTAGTGGACGCTGACCACAATATACTGACTTAATATCTGCAACAGTAGCTTTTTCTTTAGCGTACTGATTGAATGTCTCAAGTATAAAATCAATCTCAGATTTTTCAGCTCTTGGCTCAATACTTGGAGCTTCTTTTTTAATATCAGTTGTGCCAACTATCAAATGATTATGCCAAGGTAAAATAAACAGTACACGACCATCATCTGTTTCTGGGATCAAAATTGCATGCTCGGTAGGGAACTTATTCCTATCAAAAACAATATGTGTTCCTTGTGCCACTGACACGTACTTATGAGAATCCTGTTGATTAGCAAGATCTATTGTCTTATCTGTAAATGTGCCTGTAGCATTAATAATATGCTTTGCTGTAAACTCTTTTTGCTCACCACTTAAAGTATCAACTGCTTTGACAGTATCTAATTTTGAATCTGTTGAGCTAAATACTTTTTCAACTCTATGGTAATTTAATGCTGCACCACCCTTTGCCTCAAAAGTTCTCATTAAAGAAACTAGAAGTCTTGTATCATCAAACTGACCATCATAATAGACTAAACTTTTTTTAAGTTTCGAGTCTTCGATATTTGGTAACTCTGCTAAAGTTTGCTTTTTGTTCAAATTATAGCTTTTACCAATCTTGTATTTACCTGATAAAAACTCATATAACTTAACACCTATAGTATATTTGATAGTTTCAAAATAACTACGTGTCGGTATAAGATAAGATTGTCTATGTGTCAAATGAGGTGCATTATGTAAAAATGAAAATCTCTCTTCTAAACCCTCTTTAACTAAAGCAAAATCAAAATTCTCTAGATACCTTAAACCACCGTGAATAAGTTTCGTGGACTTCGAAGAAGTACCTTTACCAAAATCATGTGCTTCTAAAAGCAATGTTTTATAACCTCTAGAAACTGCCTCTACAGCACAACCAAAACCAGTTGCACCACCTCCAATTATTATAATATCGTAATTATCTTGCATGTTATTATTCTACCCAAGCCTTACTTCTTTCAACTGCTTTTTTCCAACCTTTATAATCATGAGCTACTGTTTCAGGACCTATCTGTGGTTCAAAAGTTTTCTCTGTTGTTAGAATAGTTTTAAGTTCTTCTTTATCTTTCCAGAAACCAACAGCTAAACCAGCTAAGAAAACTGCGCCTAAACCAGTGATTTCATTAATTTTGGGTTTTGAAATTTCAGATTGTAAAATATTAGATTGGAACTGCATTAAGAAATTATTTTGTACTGCCCCACCATCAACTCTCAAACCTGCTAAATCAAGACCTGTATCTTCTTTCATACAATCAAGTACATCTTTTGCTTGATATGCTATCGCTTCAAGCGCTGCTCTAATTATATGCTCACGCTTAGTATCTCTAGTTATACCAACTATTGTCCCACGTGCATACATGTCCCAATATGGTGTACCAAGCCCTACAAAAGCTGGTACCAGATATACACCATTTGTGGAGTCAATCTTGGTTGCGTAGTACTCACTGTCTTCAGCTGAACGCACTAGCCCTAAGCCATCTCTTATCCATTGAATAACTGCTCCGGCAATAAATACACTTCCCTCTAAAGCATAAGTTGGCTTGCCATCCTCTGCCCATGCAATAGTAGTTAAAAGTCCTGCATCAGAAAATACTGGTTTATCGCCAACATTCATCAGCGCAAAACAGCCTGTTCCATAAGTATTTTTAGCCATACCTTTATCAAAACAACAGTGTCCAAATAAAGCTGCATGCTGATCACCCGCCACACCAGCTATAGGGATCTCAGCACCGCCTAAAGTATGATTATCTGTCACGCCAAAAACTTCACTAGAGTTTTTAACTTCTGGTAACATTGATTCAGGAATATCTAGATACTCAAGGATTTTTTTGTCCCACTCTAAAGTATTAATATTAAATAGCATTGTGCGTGAAGCATTACTATAATCTGTTGCGTGAACCTTACCTCTAGTTAGATTCCAAATAAGCCAAGTATCTATAGTACCCATTAAGAGTCTACCAGCATTAGCTTTTTCTCGAGCGCCTTCAACATTATCTAAAATCCACTTAACTTTAGTTCCAGAGAAATATGCATCAACAACAAGTCCAGTATTTTCTTTTATATACTTGACTAGTTCAGGTTCTTTTTTAATTTCATCACAAATGTCTGAAGTACGACGACATTGCCATACTATTGCATTATAAACAGGGTCACCCGTTTCCTTATCCCAAACAACAACAGTTTCACGTTGATTAGTTATACCTATAGCAGCTATTTGTTCTGGCTTAACTCGACCAAATTCTAAAGCCTCACGCATCACCCCACTTTGAGTTCCCCATATTTCCATGGCATCATGCTCAACCCAACCACTCTTAGGATATATTTGCGTAAACTCTTTTTGCGCGATCTTTTTTATATTTCCTTTTTTATCAAAAATAATAGCACGTGAACTAGTTGTGCCTTGATCTACAGCTAAAACAAACTCTTTTGACATAACTTAATATTCCTTTTAAAAATTACAACGGATTAAAATACATTTTAAGCTTTTTTCTCCTTAATAAAAAGAGACAATATAACTGATAACAGCATTAGTATAGGTAGAATTAACAAAGCATATTTAAAAGATGATAAGTGCCCAAAACCTGCTTTTTCTAAAAATGACACCATATATCCTACAAATGGCTGTAACACTGCTCCACTTAAAGGAATAAAAAGATTAACCATAGCAAGACCTGTTGCAATATATAGTGGACTAATATGTGCTCTCAATATTGTGAAATTCAGTACATGAACTGCCTGCATCCCTCCCCACAGAACACATAAAACACACATTATGACTGGATTAAGATGCATATACACAATAGCTGTAACTATAAAAAATCCAAGAGCTGAAGCGATAGTTAGTAGGATTTTTTGCTTATTTAAAATAGTTGCAATAACTCCCCAAAGTGGACTAAAAACTGCAATTCCAATAAATATCATTGATGAAGCTAATCCAGCATACTCAGTAGGATACCCATCTAAGCTTAAGAACCTATAACTCCACAAGTCAGCAAATAAAGCTGTCGTGCCATAGATAGTAAAGCAAAAAAATCCGTTAAGTAAAATCTGCTTAATTTTGAAAACAATAGGGATATCTTCTATTTTTGTATGTGTATCTGCTAGCTCATCCGTATCTTTTTGATCATGTAGCTCATTAGATGGTATAAAAAATACTACACTTAGAAAAAGTAATATTGAAACTATTAGAATAACAGACATAATTACTTGGACACTATAATGGTTTGCCAAAATAACTAACGGTAAACCTGTAATTGTACCAGCTCCATACATTAACATTTGCGTAGCACCTGTAAATAATGGAAATGTTCTCTTTGGTAACCATATTGCTATTGCTTTCAATGCACATAAAAAAGCAAAGCCGCCACCAATACCTGCCAAAACTCTATATAAAACTAGATACTCTTGAGATGTAGCTCTTGTTGCAATAAAAACACCAACAGAAAAAAGAAAAGTGCTGACTAACATAATTTTCTTAATACCAAACTTATCAATCAAAATTCCAGCAGGTAGTTGAGAAGCTACATATGCCCAATAAAATGCTGAACTAAAAATACTGATTTGCTCTGGGCTTAAGTCATATGGTGCAATGATAAAACTGTTATATAAGGAATTTCCAGAAGCTCTTACAATAAACTCAAGAGCATAAAAGAATGCACACATGAACCATATAGTAAAACCAACTTTTGTTATTTTTTGCATATACGTTAAAAAATTAGTAATTAATTTAGAAAATTATGCGTTAAAACTCTTATTATGTAAATAAGATAGTGCAGATATGAACCGCGATTTAAGTATTTTATTTTACAAGTAATTACTTAGTTTTCTCTCATCTAACTTTAAATTAATTTTGCATTTCTAAAGTCTTATATTTTGATTAATTTTTAATAACTGTAGCTATAATAAAAAAATCAATTACAAAAAGTTAATTAGACAAACTAGACACAAAAGTATAGATTTAAAATAGTAAATACTTTTTTATAAAATATGATGCAACAACTCAGACTATCACTTATACTAACTATTGGTATAAGTTTTTACTGTTATGAATTTTTTCTAAGAATATTAACCGGTGTTTATCAAGAACAAATAGTCCAGTATTTTAATATTTCAACTCATGTTGGATTCTCATTTTTAGTTTCTAGCTACAACATCACGTACCTTCTGATGCAAATTCCTGCAGGAATATTACTCGACAGATTTGGAAGCAAAAAAATTCTTATATTTGCGACAATAACTTGTGGTATTGGAAATATCATTTTCATATCAGGCGGTTATGAGTTAGCTCTTTTTGGTAGACTTCTTGTTGGTATTGGATCATCATTTGCATTTATTGGCGTTCTAAAATTAACTCTAGAAAACCTAAATCCTAAATATTTCTCTATAGTTACAAGTGTTGTTATCTCATTAGGCACATTAGCTGCTGCTTTTTCTCAAAATATTAGTGTTTTAATATCTAGTTATGACACTTCTTGGATAAATATTTTTATTTACTCTGGGCTTATAGCTTTCCCTTTAGCACTATTGTTCTTTTTAGCTCTACCTAAAGAAAGATACACAATCTCTCTAATGCCTAGATTTGATCAAATATTTGAAGTAAGTAAACAACTCATAAAGAACAAAAGCCTTTGGCAGAATGCTGTTTGGGGAGGACTACTATACGTACCAACTGTAGTTTTAACCTCTCAATATGGAGTTTTATACTTTAAGCAATCATATGGCTTTGGCGATATATTCTCAACTACGCTTATTACTTCAATATTTATAGGTTGGATTATCTTCTCTCCAATAAAAACCTTACTTTGTAATAAATTTAATAGTAAAAATATAATTAATCTCTCAATACTTGGAGTTGGTA
This window harbors:
- a CDS encoding MFS transporter, encoding MQQLRLSLILTIGISFYCYEFFLRILTGVYQEQIVQYFNISTHVGFSFLVSSYNITYLLMQIPAGILLDRFGSKKILIFATITCGIGNIIFISGGYELALFGRLLVGIGSSFAFIGVLKLTLENLNPKYFSIVTSVVISLGTLAAAFSQNISVLISSYDTSWINIFIYSGLIAFPLALLFFLALPKERYTISLMPRFDQIFEVSKQLIKNKSLWQNAVWGGLLYVPTVVLTSQYGVLYFKQSYGFGDIFSTTLITSIFIGWIIFSPIKTLLCNKFNSKNIINLSILGVGITCILINLGIFKNSAIIITFIFGMFSASQVLVWYYFNKICPKDFAAIGVALTNMIITLVIEIGQLVVGSSIDIGNLMNIQASVSITAIFIICLLFAFIVLQRMVKNINQTI
- a CDS encoding MIP/aquaporin family protein; the protein is MLEACIAEFIGTMLLILLGNGVVAGVVLNKTKSHNGGWVVITFAWGLAVFIGVLVAGPISGAHLNPAVTLALALAGKFSWTWVIPYIVSQILGAMFGQLLVWTMYYPHYSATDDTDLKLATCCTAPAIKFIPSNLISEIVGTFVLIFAILTMHGVVVHSGDSSLTTAYPVDMGALGGIPVAFVVIAVGMSLGGTTGYAINPARDFGPRLFHAIMPIQSKGSSQWGYAWVPVAGPVIGSVIATACYLVLKTKGVF
- the glpK gene encoding glycerol kinase GlpK, which codes for MSKEFVLAVDQGTTSSRAIIFDKKGNIKKIAQKEFTQIYPKSGWVEHDAMEIWGTQSGVMREALEFGRVKPEQIAAIGITNQRETVVVWDKETGDPVYNAIVWQCRRTSDICDEIKKEPELVKYIKENTGLVVDAYFSGTKVKWILDNVEGAREKANAGRLLMGTIDTWLIWNLTRGKVHATDYSNASRTMLFNINTLEWDKKILEYLDIPESMLPEVKNSSEVFGVTDNHTLGGAEIPIAGVAGDQHAALFGHCCFDKGMAKNTYGTGCFALMNVGDKPVFSDAGLLTTIAWAEDGKPTYALEGSVFIAGAVIQWIRDGLGLVRSAEDSEYYATKIDSTNGVYLVPAFVGLGTPYWDMYARGTIVGITRDTKREHIIRAALEAIAYQAKDVLDCMKEDTGLDLAGLRVDGGAVQNNFLMQFQSNILQSEISKPKINEITGLGAVFLAGLAVGFWKDKEELKTILTTEKTFEPQIGPETVAHDYKGWKKAVERSKAWVE
- a CDS encoding MFS transporter translates to MQKITKVGFTIWFMCAFFYALEFIVRASGNSLYNSFIIAPYDLSPEQISIFSSAFYWAYVASQLPAGILIDKFGIKKIMLVSTFLFSVGVFIATRATSQEYLVLYRVLAGIGGGFAFLCALKAIAIWLPKRTFPLFTGATQMLMYGAGTITGLPLVILANHYSVQVIMSVILIVSILLFLSVVFFIPSNELHDQKDTDELADTHTKIEDIPIVFKIKQILLNGFFCFTIYGTTALFADLWSYRFLSLDGYPTEYAGLASSMIFIGIAVFSPLWGVIATILNKQKILLTIASALGFFIVTAIVYMHLNPVIMCVLCVLWGGMQAVHVLNFTILRAHISPLYIATGLAMVNLFIPLSGAVLQPFVGYMVSFLEKAGFGHLSSFKYALLILPILMLLSVILSLFIKEKKA
- a CDS encoding glycerol-3-phosphate dehydrogenase/oxidase gives rise to the protein MQDNYDIIIIGGGATGFGCAVEAVSRGYKTLLLEAHDFGKGTSSKSTKLIHGGLRYLENFDFALVKEGLEERFSFLHNAPHLTHRQSYLIPTRSYFETIKYTIGVKLYEFLSGKYKIGKSYNLNKKQTLAELPNIEDSKLKKSLVYYDGQFDDTRLLVSLMRTFEAKGGAALNYHRVEKVFSSTDSKLDTVKAVDTLSGEQKEFTAKHIINATGTFTDKTIDLANQQDSHKYVSVAQGTHIVFDRNKFPTEHAILIPETDDGRVLFILPWHNHLIVGTTDIKKEAPSIEPRAEKSEIDFILETFNQYAKEKATVADIKSVYCGQRPLVSPKNAKNTAKISRKHEVVESKDGLITVVGGKWTIFRRMGQDVIDYIESKKIAQKISKTSDELLVDAIDSKETYPLRVYGKNVNKIKDIQTEIDNSELLHKDLPYYQAEVIYHARYEKAKTVEDVLARRTRAAFLDIKASLAVAPIVAKLMAKELGKDRSWQNQQIEAFKEFAKNFDVNELYR